A region from the Candidatus Methanosuratincola sp. genome encodes:
- a CDS encoding carboxymuconolactone decarboxylase family protein, whose amino-acid sequence MKMTKSLKEKFDKKMGFTPAIMHIAAEIDPKMAEFYNFCDSAVQEDGALPSKFKMLLIMAMGAQRHCKECVVSAMRGAHNKGATDAEIIEAIRVVAVAGGAPAITACKDALQMLKDKSFEKMGCGTK is encoded by the coding sequence ATGAAAATGACAAAGAGTCTTAAGGAAAAATTCGACAAGAAGATGGGTTTCACGCCTGCGATAATGCACATTGCTGCCGAGATAGACCCCAAGATGGCAGAGTTCTACAACTTCTGCGACTCGGCTGTCCAGGAGGACGGCGCCCTCCCGTCGAAGTTCAAGATGCTCCTCATCATGGCGATGGGTGCGCAGCGGCACTGCAAGGAGTGCGTCGTCTCTGCAATGAGGGGCGCGCACAACAAAGGTGCGACCGACGCCGAGATCATAGAGGCGATACGCGTAGTGGCCGTAGCAGGGGGTGCACCAGCGATCACTGCCTGCAAGGACGCCCTCCAGATGCTTAAGGACAAATCATTCGAGAAGATGGGCTGCGGGACTAAGTAA